In Haliotis asinina isolate JCU_RB_2024 unplaced genomic scaffold, JCU_Hal_asi_v2 scaffold_17, whole genome shotgun sequence, a single genomic region encodes these proteins:
- the LOC137269813 gene encoding E3 ubiquitin-protein ligase TRIM45-like has protein sequence MASEARVLRCCVCKKPYKYKGADPYLLPCLHAACAECIGGKGETITCMFCRESFDKGKFIFLKDAVTQAETLATTVHNEPSEIKCTNKDHNLNAVSWCKDCESFFCRSCQAAHNQIKSSSIHRMMSLNDMVAADFQSSRSFCPDHESYALDLYDKTCEILICSKCARSHHKHCQSEELDDVVFAEKKETEEDKMKLAAKLQDIQRMVDESNKKEAMMRERHNTQKDLLTSRFNSLRDIVTRREAEVRKALEFRHLSDMDEARRVSNKLKQMLSRCENAHSYTGKLLELGNKSDMLMLKKSVKFRTEMALSEEAELFDFVPVHVTFSKESTREFGKSLHTVCDIKTTEGDDGSYLNLYANFEGPTNDGISSSEKNVPDRADGDQKDDTRPVEAERESVDVDLESENGNKEEHNGENEEGNGAERIGDTDPISYPALKFDVERINSNKVHVNNKGFLVNSQLSAKRKLRQYVGTTAVTPLPKNTFSYWEVHSDFNITSEIQQRGLLMEIGVATESSLDNNYCMSGQVGSRCLAIANCPIHDGICAKVWSDGQRMRCYENVLSTCSGTVGTLRHGLLYDGTRNILTIFDLNKMVQLVALGEGEVDDDQWPVFGAYNSSLAVVQIKLVSGGEKKTFNSKISMLKGALKCVL, from the exons ATGGCATCTGAAGCTAGAGTTCTTCGTTGCTGTGTCTGTAAGAAGCCATACAAATACAAAGGTGCAGATCCATATCTTCTCCCTTGTTTGCACGCAGCATGTGCCGAGTGTATTGGCGGTAAAGGTGAGACCATAACATGCATGTTCTGCCGAGAGTCATTTGACAAAGGGAAATTCATATTCCTAAAAGACGCTGTCACCCAAGCAGAAACCCTTGCTACTACTGTTCACAATGAGCCTTCAGAGATCAAATGCACCAACAAGGATCATAATTTGAATGCGGTATCATGGTGCAAAGATTGCGAGTCCTTCTTCTGCCGTTCATGTCAAGCTGCACACAACCAGATAAAGAGCTCTAGCATCCACAGGATGATGTCACTAAATGATATGGTGGCAGCGGATTTTCAGTCCTCGAGGTCGTTTTGTCCAGACCACGAATCCTACGCCTTGGACTTGTACGATAAAACGTGTGAGATCCTCATTTGTTCAAAATGCGCTCGGTCCCACCACAAGCACTGTCAGAGTGAGGAGCTGGACgatgttgtttttgctgaaaagaaagaaacagaAGAAGATAAGATGAAACTAGCAGCCAAATTACAGGACATCCAAAGGATGGTCGATGAATCAAACAAGAAAGAGGCGATGATGAGGGAGAGGCACAACACACAGAAGGATTTGTTGACAAGCAGATTCAACAGCCTACGTGACATAGTCACAAGACGAGAAGCGGAAGTGAGGAAAGCTCTGGAGTTCAGGCATTTGTCTGACATGGATGAGGCTAGAAGGGTCAGCAACAAGCTGAAGCAGATGTTGAGTAGGTGCGAAAATGCCCATAGCTACACAGGGAAACTACTTGAGCTTGGCAACAAGAGCGATATGCTGATGTTGAAGAAGTCTGTTAAATTCAGGACAGAAATGGCTTTATCTGAGGAAGCAGAGTTGTTTGACTTTGTCCCTGTTCATGTGACATTTTCAAAGGAGAGCACACGGGAGTTTGGAAAAAGTCTACACACTGTATGTGACATTAAGACAACAGAAGGGGATGATGGCAGTTACCTGAATCTATATGCCAATTTTGAGGGACCAACTAACGATGGTATTTCTTCGTCTGAGAAAA ATGTTCCAGACAGAGCAGATGGCGATCAAAAAGATGATACCAGACCTGTGGAAGCTG AAAGGGAGTCCGTTGACGTGGATCTGGAGAGCGAGAACGGAAACAAGGAAGAACACAACGGAGAAAACGAAGAGGGAAATGGAGCAGAGCGTATCGGTGACACCGATCCTATATCAT ACCCTGCTTTAAAGTTCGACGTGGAACGAATCAACAGCAATAAGGTCCATGTCAATAACAAAGGCTTCTTAGTCAATTCTCAACTTTCTGCAAAAAGGAAATTGAGACAATACGTTGGAACGACAGCTGTTACACCTCTACCCAAAAACACGTTCAGCTATTGGGAGGTTCATTCAGACTTCAACATCACTTCTGAAATTCAACAGCGTGGCTTACTTATGGAAATAGGCGTGGCTACCGAATCCTCACTGGACAACAACTATTGCATGAGTGGTCAGGTAGGGTCCAGGTGCCTCGCTATCGCCAACTGCCCTATACATGATGGAATCTGTGCGAAGGTCTGGAGTGATGGCCAGAGGATGAGATGCTATGAAAACGTTTTGTCCACCTGTTCAGGAACAGTTGGGACATTGCGCCATGGGCTTCTGTATGATGGTACAAGGAACATCCTTACCATATTTGACCTTAACAAGATGGTTCAACTTGTGGCCCTGGGCGAAGGTGAAGTGGACGATGACCAATGGCCAGTGTTTGGAGCATACAATTCGTCTCTTGCTGTTGTTCAAATCAAGCTGGTATCAGGAGGAGAAAAAAAGACCTTCAATTCAAAGATAAGTATGCTGAAAGGAGCATTGAAATGTGTCCTTTGA